One Cucumis sativus cultivar 9930 chromosome 1, Cucumber_9930_V3, whole genome shotgun sequence DNA segment encodes these proteins:
- the LOC101213736 gene encoding transcription factor BEE 3 — protein sequence MADFTPNFQSLKPSSFPLMDIDPNQNPNLNFLDNIPILFSESFFNNQTAVPSPRFLENWGENFQGIFSHHQANQIITPTSSPVFEPKNLFGNDLHGSKKRKLENNDAYESSSGNSTPQVSENGINTKNNNGKEKRSKKGDTNDGEKPREVVHVRARRGQATDSHSVAERIRRGKINERLRCLQDIVPGCYKTMGMAVMLDEIINYVQSLQNQVEFLSMKLTAASSYHDFNSDSDAEDKLKGKEIREGNGGISMIGSSTQLGPFDLCFGSYSTLPFNTI from the exons ATGGCTGACTTCACTCCGAACTTTCAAAGCTTAAAACCATCATCTTTCCCTCTAATGGATATAGATCCCAACCAAAACCcaaatcttaattttcttgACAACATTCCAATTTTGTTCAGTGAAAGTTTCTTTAACAATCAAACTGCTGTTCCTTCTCCTAGATTCCTAGAAAATTGGGGAGAAAATTTCCAAGGGATTTTCTCTCATCATCAAGCCAATCAGATCATAACTCCCACTTCTTCTCCTGTTTTTGAGCCTAAAAATCTATTTGGAAATGACCTCCATGGaagcaagaaaagaaagcttgaaaataatgatgCATATGAAAGCAGCTCTGGCAACTCTACCCCTCAAGTTTCTGAAAATGGGATCAACACCaaaaat AACAATGGAAAAGAGAAGCGGTCGAAAAAAGGCGACACAAACGACGGCGAAAAACCGAGGGAAGTTGTTCATGTTAGAGCTAGAAGAGGTCAAGCAACAGACAGTCATAGTGTAGCAGAAAGG ATAAGAAGAGGCAAAATCAATGAAAGATTGAGATGTTTACAAGACATTGTTCCTGGATGTTACAAg ACAATGGGAATGGCAGTGATGTTGGATGAGATAATCAATTATGTGCAATCTTTGCAGAATCAAGTTGAG TTTCTTTCTATGAAACTCACAGCTGCAAGCTCCTATCATGACTTCAACTCTGACTCAGATGCTGAAGACAAACTGAAG GGAAAGGAAATAAGAGAAGGAAATGGAGGAATATCAATGATTGGATCATCAACTCAACTTGGTCCCTTTGACTTGTGCTTTGGTTCATATTCAACATTGCCATTCA
- the LOC101214463 gene encoding cysteine-rich receptor-like protein kinase 10 isoform X1 gives MLSMGLLSSLCLCLQKKLKPANSAGADEADDEDVSTDIFFELNTLQIATNFFSEVNKLGNGGFGPVYKGLMPNGQQVAVKKLSIDSRQGVKQFSNEVKLLLRIQHRNLVILLGCCVEGPEKMLVYEYLPNRSLDYFIFDKKKSPSLDWTTRFHIITGIVRGLLYLHEEAPSRIIHRDIKASNILLDEKLNPKISDFGLARLFPGEDTHLNTFKIAGTHGYMAPEYAIHGYLSVKSDIFSFGILVLEIVSGRKNHDIRLGAQQVDLLGYAWLLYQEGRVLELVDQSLTKYNVDEAAMCIQLGLLCCQAKVSDRPDMSTTHLMLSSDSFTLPRPGKPGIHGRAPRHRTTTSTLAFTKTNTSTHSGVTKASTSNSLMEDYSRNSMSVSSFDEGR, from the exons ATGCTGTCTATGGGGCTTTTGTCTTCTCTCTGCCTCTGCTTGCAGAAAAAACTTAAACCTGCTAATTCTGCTGGTGCCGACGAAGCGGATGATGAAGATGTGTCCACTGACATCTTCTTTGAACTGAATACTTTGCAAATTGCTACTAATTTCTTTTCTGAGGTGAATAAGCTCGGCAATGGAGGGTTTGGGCCCGTCTACAAG GGTTTGATGCCAAATGGCCAACAAGTAGCAGTCAAGAAGCTGTCGATAGATTCAAGACAAGGAGTGAAGCAATTTAGTAATGAAGTGAAACTTCTACTGAGAATTCAGCACAGAAATTTGGTCATTTTATTGGGCTGTTGTGTGGAAGGACCTGAAAAGATGCTTGTATATGAATACCTGCCAAACAGAAGTCTTGATTACTTTATTTTTG ATAAAAAGAAGTCTCCATCCCTGGATTGGACAACACGGTTCCATATAATTACAGGTATTGTGAGAGGTCTTCTCTACTTGCATGAAGAGGCTCCTTCAAGAATTATACATAGGGATATCAAAGCTAGTAACATATTATTAGATGAGAAATTGAATCCGAAAATCTCAGATTTTGGACTAGCACGACTTTTTCCTGGAGAAGATACACACTTGAATACATTTAAGATCGCTGGTACTCA TGGCTATATGGCTCCCGAGTACGCAATTCATGGATATTTATCTGTAAAGAGTGACATATTCAGTTTTGGCATCTTGGTGTTGGAGATTGTTAgtggaagaaaaaatcatGACATTCGACTTGGCGCACAACAAGTCGACCTCTTGGGATAC GCATGGTTGCTTTACCAAGAAGGAAGGGTTTTAGAATTAGTGGATCAAAGCCTCACAAAATACAATGTAGATGAGGCAGCTATGTGCATACAGTTGGGCTTGTTATGTTGTCAAGCAAAGGTTTCAGATAGGCCTGATATGAGTACCACTCATCTCATGCTTTCTAGTGATTCATTCACGTTGCCACGACCTGGAAAGCCTGGAATTCATGGTCGAGCACCACGTCATCGAACAACTACCTCTACTTTGGCTTTCACCAAGACGAATACTAGTACACATAGTGGGGTTACCAAAGCTTCTACTAGTAATAGTTTGATGGAAGATTATTCAAGGAATTCCATGTCCGTTTCTTCTTTTGATGAAGGCAGGTGA
- the LOC101214225 gene encoding 40S ribosomal protein S7 codes for MYTALKKIHKDKDVEASEFEETVAQALFDLENTNSELKSDLKDLYINSALQVDVSGNRKAVVIYVPFRLRKAFRKIQLRLVRELEKKFSGKDVILVANRRILRPPKKGSAVQRPRTRTLTSVHEAMLEDIVLPAEIVGKRTRYRVDGSKIMKVFLDPKERNNTEYKLESFAAVYRKLSGKDVAFEFPITEA; via the exons ATGTATACGGCCCTGAAAAAGATCCACAAGGATAAGGATGTTGAAGCCTCCGAGTTCGAAGAGACTGTTGCGCAG GCACTCTTTGATTTGGAAAACACCAATTCGGAGCTGAAAAGTGACCTTAAGGATTTGTACATTAATTCAGCGCT TCAAGTTGATGTTTCTGGAAACAGGAAAGCCGTTGTTATCTATGTTCCCTTTAGATTGAGGAAGGCTTTTCGCAAGATTCAGTTGAGGCTTGTTCGTGAGTTGGAAAAGAAGTTCAGCGGGAAG GATGTGATTCTGGTTGCTAACCGAAGAATCTTGAGACCTCCAAAGAAAGGGTCAGCAGTTCAAAGGCCTCGCACCCGCACTCTTACTTCTGTGCACGAAGCAATGCTAGAAGATATTGTTTTGCCTGCAGAGATTGTGGGGAAACGAACCAGATACAGGGTTGATGGATCAAAAATCATGAAG GTTTTCTTGGACCCAAAGGAGAGGAACAACACTGAATACAAGTTGGAGAGCTTTGCTGCAGTTTACAGGAAGCTTTCTGGAAAAGATGTTGCGTTTGAGTTCCCGATAACCGAGGCCTAA
- the LOC101213982 gene encoding transcription factor MYB62, which produces MSSSSPKSFSSCSEIEDDNSSNGNELRRGPWTLEEDNLLIHSISTHGEGRWNLLAKRSGLRRTGKSCRLRWLNYLKPDVKRGNLSAQEQLLILDLHSKWGNRWSKIAQHLPGRTDNEIKNYWRTRVQKQARHLNIDTNSEAFQQIIRSYWMPRLLQKINQSPPSELPITSPPEMASQTSFGFEAPTTAVTQPPAMTPLQIGGDLMGSSCTSSQITQISSYQNYENYAPFVKDYCHDGGHGGGEMLNWTTTAVAGDSGYPVSHCHVAENNWMDGDFTGYMSNVDELWQF; this is translated from the exons ATGTCTAGTTCATCTCCAAAAAGCTTCAGCAGCTGCAGTGAAATTGAAGATGACAATAGCAGCAATGGCAATGAACTCCGCAGAGGCCCATGGACTCTTGAAGAAGACAATCTTCTTATCCATTCCATTTCTACTCACGGCGAAGGCCGTTGGAATCTCCTCGCCAAACGCTCTG GATTACGAAGAACAGGGAAGAGCTGCAGATTGAGATGGCTTAATTACCTTAAACCAGATGTCAAGAGAGGAAATTTGTCTGCTCAAGAACAACTCTTGATTCTTGATCTCCATTCTAAATGGGGCAACAg GTGGTCAAAGATTGCGCAGCATTTACCGGGAAGAACAGACAACGAAATTAAGAATTATTGGAGAACGAGAGTTCAAAAACAAGCGAGACATCTTAATATCGATACGAACAGTGAGGCATTTCAGCAGATCATTCGATCCTATTGGATGCCAAGATTACTTCAAAAAATCAACCAATCCCCGCCGTCGGAATTGCCGATTACTTCTCCACCGGAGATGGCATCCCAGACTTCGTTTGGTTTTGAGGCTCCGACGACAGCGGTGACGCAACCACCGGCGATGACGCCTCTGCAAATCGGTGGAGATTTGATGGGAAGTTCGTGTACTTCTTCACAAATAACCCAAATTTCTTCCTACCAGAATTACGAGAATTACGCCCCGTTTGTGAAAGATTATTGTCACGACGGTGGCCATGGCGGAGGAGAGATGCTGAACTGGACGACGACTGCGGTGGCTGGAGACTCCGGTTATCCGGTTTCTCATTGCCACGTGGCAGAAAATAATTGGATGGACGGCGATTTTACCGGTTATATGTCCAACGTGGATGAATTATGGCAATTTTAA
- the LOC101214463 gene encoding cysteine-rich receptor-like protein kinase 10 isoform X2 — translation MLSMGLLSSLCLCLQKKLKPANSAGADEADDEDVSTDIFFELNTLQIATNFFSEVNKLGNGGFGPVYKGLMPNGQQVAVKKLSIDSRQGVKQFSNEVKLLLRIQHRNLVILLGCCVEGPEKMLVYEYLPNRSLDYFIFDKKKSPSLDWTTRFHIITDFGLARLFPGEDTHLNTFKIAGTHGYMAPEYAIHGYLSVKSDIFSFGILVLEIVSGRKNHDIRLGAQQVDLLGYAWLLYQEGRVLELVDQSLTKYNVDEAAMCIQLGLLCCQAKVSDRPDMSTTHLMLSSDSFTLPRPGKPGIHGRAPRHRTTTSTLAFTKTNTSTHSGVTKASTSNSLMEDYSRNSMSVSSFDEGR, via the exons ATGCTGTCTATGGGGCTTTTGTCTTCTCTCTGCCTCTGCTTGCAGAAAAAACTTAAACCTGCTAATTCTGCTGGTGCCGACGAAGCGGATGATGAAGATGTGTCCACTGACATCTTCTTTGAACTGAATACTTTGCAAATTGCTACTAATTTCTTTTCTGAGGTGAATAAGCTCGGCAATGGAGGGTTTGGGCCCGTCTACAAG GGTTTGATGCCAAATGGCCAACAAGTAGCAGTCAAGAAGCTGTCGATAGATTCAAGACAAGGAGTGAAGCAATTTAGTAATGAAGTGAAACTTCTACTGAGAATTCAGCACAGAAATTTGGTCATTTTATTGGGCTGTTGTGTGGAAGGACCTGAAAAGATGCTTGTATATGAATACCTGCCAAACAGAAGTCTTGATTACTTTATTTTTG ATAAAAAGAAGTCTCCATCCCTGGATTGGACAACACGGTTCCATATAATTACAG ATTTTGGACTAGCACGACTTTTTCCTGGAGAAGATACACACTTGAATACATTTAAGATCGCTGGTACTCA TGGCTATATGGCTCCCGAGTACGCAATTCATGGATATTTATCTGTAAAGAGTGACATATTCAGTTTTGGCATCTTGGTGTTGGAGATTGTTAgtggaagaaaaaatcatGACATTCGACTTGGCGCACAACAAGTCGACCTCTTGGGATAC GCATGGTTGCTTTACCAAGAAGGAAGGGTTTTAGAATTAGTGGATCAAAGCCTCACAAAATACAATGTAGATGAGGCAGCTATGTGCATACAGTTGGGCTTGTTATGTTGTCAAGCAAAGGTTTCAGATAGGCCTGATATGAGTACCACTCATCTCATGCTTTCTAGTGATTCATTCACGTTGCCACGACCTGGAAAGCCTGGAATTCATGGTCGAGCACCACGTCATCGAACAACTACCTCTACTTTGGCTTTCACCAAGACGAATACTAGTACACATAGTGGGGTTACCAAAGCTTCTACTAGTAATAGTTTGATGGAAGATTATTCAAGGAATTCCATGTCCGTTTCTTCTTTTGATGAAGGCAGGTGA